In a single window of the Saccharothrix australiensis genome:
- a CDS encoding tryptophan dimethylallyltransferase family protein: MRDKWLAAGTALRFTGGRLAASLGELDAVLGDWADQRIGDVREYPSFVSRDGFPLEISVSWRGGVPELRVLFESLGAVPTARAAQDAGRALTRSLAGRPGVSLARYLAIEDLYVVEDPLPFRPTVWHSLAVRAGEPPCYKVYLNPQAHGRRAVPEVMRETMARLGLSRAWDVVAAGYRDLAAEGHQLEFVALDLADRPEARVKVYFRHTGRVDLDRVASLARTHDPVLAGPAYRDVHGSPALPANEPMTCLAFRSGRSAPEEANVYLRLAGEVESDADAAARITSVMRRFGIDHRQYLDVARALAPRPLETTTGLHELMSFRTASQRPDVGVYFRFAVYDTPVDGAHA, encoded by the coding sequence GTGCGCGACAAATGGCTCGCCGCGGGTACCGCGTTGCGTTTCACCGGTGGGCGGTTAGCGGCGTCGCTCGGAGAACTCGACGCGGTGCTCGGGGACTGGGCGGATCAGCGGATCGGCGACGTCCGGGAATACCCGTCCTTCGTTTCCCGCGACGGATTCCCGTTGGAGATCTCGGTGAGCTGGCGCGGCGGTGTGCCCGAACTGCGGGTGCTGTTCGAATCGCTGGGCGCGGTGCCGACGGCGCGGGCCGCGCAGGACGCCGGCCGGGCGCTGACCCGCTCGCTGGCCGGGCGGCCGGGCGTCTCGCTGGCGCGGTACCTCGCGATCGAGGACCTCTACGTCGTGGAGGACCCGCTGCCGTTCCGGCCGACGGTGTGGCACTCGCTGGCCGTCCGGGCGGGTGAGCCGCCGTGCTACAAGGTCTACCTGAACCCGCAGGCGCACGGGCGGCGCGCGGTGCCCGAGGTGATGCGCGAGACGATGGCCCGCCTGGGGCTGTCGCGCGCGTGGGACGTCGTCGCCGCCGGGTACCGCGACCTGGCGGCGGAGGGCCACCAGCTCGAGTTCGTCGCGCTCGACCTGGCGGACCGCCCGGAGGCGCGGGTGAAGGTCTACTTCCGGCACACCGGGCGGGTCGACCTGGACCGCGTGGCGTCGCTGGCGCGCACCCACGACCCGGTGCTGGCGGGACCCGCCTACCGGGACGTGCACGGCTCGCCCGCGCTGCCCGCCAACGAGCCCATGACGTGCCTGGCGTTCCGGTCGGGGCGGTCGGCGCCGGAGGAGGCGAACGTCTACCTGCGACTGGCCGGGGAGGTGGAGTCCGACGCGGACGCCGCCGCGCGCATCACGTCGGTGATGCGCCGGTTCGGCATCGACCACCGGCAGTACCTCGACGTCGCGCGGGCCCTGGCGCCGCGCCCGCTCGAAACCACCACCGGGCTGCACGAGCTGATGAGCTTCCGCACGGCCTCCCAACGGCCGGACGTCGGCGTGTACTTCCGGTTCGCCGTCTACGACACCCCGGTGGACGGCGCGCACGCGTGA
- a CDS encoding flavin-containing monooxygenase: MVHDHTCVIGAGISGLAVAGTLRSRNLPVTVLERSDGVGGLWRYPDPPVPGPAYRSLHLNTSARLTGYGDFPMPADFPRYPRHDQVADYLRRYADHKGVTGHVELGAEVESLVREDDGTWLVTTRHHDGARRRRRFGHVVVASGHHWSPRLPSLPGDETFPGRRTHSFDYSDPATHAGRKVVVIGFGNSAADLAVELSRVAEKTVLVQRRGVHVVPKTMLGIPIDEIASAPWWARMTFPEQRRLIEALLRIMRGRLTDYGLAEPDHRIFGGPLTISDELLSRINHGALEVRPAIDRIVNSTLHFVDGSTTEADDLVYCTGYRIEFPFLPFEWVFEPGGQVALYQRVVSLTAPDLYFAGLIRPFGAITRLVEAQAEWIADLVEGVAELPPARAMRREVDAHLAAAKARYGPTAADSVQVDFAAYLAALRRQRRSSVLTTRRG, from the coding sequence ATGGTTCACGATCACACCTGCGTGATCGGCGCGGGCATCTCCGGGCTCGCGGTCGCCGGAACGCTTCGCTCGCGCAACCTCCCCGTGACCGTACTGGAGCGGTCCGACGGCGTCGGCGGGCTCTGGCGCTACCCCGATCCGCCCGTGCCCGGCCCGGCCTACCGCTCGCTGCACCTGAACACCTCGGCCCGGCTCACCGGCTACGGCGACTTCCCGATGCCCGCTGACTTCCCGCGCTACCCGCGGCACGACCAAGTGGCCGACTACCTGCGCCGTTACGCGGATCACAAGGGCGTCACCGGGCACGTCGAGCTGGGCGCCGAGGTCGAGTCGCTCGTCCGCGAGGACGACGGCACGTGGCTGGTGACCACCCGTCACCACGACGGCGCCCGACGCCGCAGGCGGTTCGGGCACGTGGTGGTCGCGAGCGGCCACCACTGGTCGCCGCGCCTGCCCTCGCTCCCGGGTGATGAGACGTTCCCCGGTCGCAGAACGCACTCGTTCGACTACTCCGATCCGGCGACGCACGCGGGCCGGAAGGTGGTCGTGATCGGGTTCGGCAACTCCGCCGCGGACCTCGCGGTCGAATTGTCGCGGGTCGCGGAAAAAACCGTGCTGGTGCAGCGCCGGGGTGTGCACGTGGTGCCCAAAACGATGCTGGGAATACCCATCGACGAGATCGCGTCCGCACCCTGGTGGGCCCGGATGACCTTCCCGGAACAGCGCCGGTTGATCGAGGCCCTGTTGCGGATCATGCGCGGCAGGCTGACCGACTACGGGCTGGCGGAACCGGACCACCGCATCTTCGGCGGACCGCTCACCATATCCGACGAACTGCTCAGCCGCATCAACCACGGCGCGCTGGAGGTGCGGCCCGCGATCGACCGGATCGTGAACTCCACCTTGCATTTCGTCGACGGGAGCACGACGGAGGCGGACGACCTGGTCTACTGCACGGGCTACCGCATCGAATTCCCGTTCCTGCCGTTCGAATGGGTGTTCGAACCCGGCGGTCAGGTGGCGCTGTACCAGCGGGTGGTGTCGCTGACCGCGCCCGACCTGTACTTCGCGGGCCTGATCCGGCCGTTCGGCGCGATCACCCGACTGGTGGAGGCCCAGGCCGAGTGGATCGCCGACCTGGTCGAGGGCGTCGCGGAGCTGCCGCCGGCGCGGGCGATGCGCCGCGAGGTCGACGCGCACCTCGCCGCGGCCAAGGCCCGCTACGGCCCTACGGCGGCCGACTCCGTCCAGGTGGACTTCGCCGCGTACCTGGCGGCGCTGCGCAGGCAACGCCGCTCGTCGGTGCTCACCACCCGCCGGGGGTGA
- a CDS encoding GTP-binding protein, which yields MVSVESERPGGELLVPTPVKIVVAGGFGTGKTTLVNSVSEIPPLHTEELLTEAGVGVDDVLGLEQKETTTVALDFGRITINPEVVLYLFGTPGQNRFWFMWDELAYGAIGAVILVDTRRLDSSFPSIDFFERRGIPFIIAVNCFEGAHTYEVAEVRRALDVDEAIPLVLCDARDRESSKSVLVSLIQHTMDRLDAMA from the coding sequence ATGGTGTCCGTGGAATCTGAGCGGCCGGGCGGGGAACTGCTGGTCCCCACCCCAGTCAAGATCGTCGTCGCCGGCGGGTTCGGCACCGGCAAGACGACGCTGGTCAACTCGGTCAGCGAGATACCACCGCTGCACACCGAGGAGCTGCTCACGGAAGCGGGCGTGGGCGTGGACGACGTGCTGGGCCTGGAGCAGAAGGAGACCACCACGGTCGCCCTCGACTTCGGCCGCATCACGATCAACCCCGAGGTGGTGCTGTACCTGTTCGGCACGCCCGGCCAGAACCGCTTCTGGTTCATGTGGGACGAACTGGCCTACGGCGCGATCGGCGCGGTGATCCTGGTCGACACCCGCCGGCTGGACTCCAGCTTCCCGTCGATCGACTTCTTCGAGCGGCGCGGCATACCGTTCATCATCGCGGTGAACTGCTTCGAGGGCGCGCACACCTACGAGGTGGCCGAGGTGCGCCGCGCCTTGGACGTGGACGAGGCGATCCCGCTCGTGCTGTGCGACGCGCGGGACCGCGAGTCGTCCAAGTCCGTCCTGGTCAGCCTGATCCAGCACACGATGGACCGGCTGGACGCGATGGCGTGA
- a CDS encoding DUF742 domain-containing protein, protein MAGREDWWYDEAAGPLVRPYAMVRGRTRPLRPELHLVTQVRAMPSPADPDALSVEHLEIMELCRRPLSVAEVAAYLDVPLVVVKVLLSDLIQRGDVVIRDPSRVPQVPDRNLLQAVLDGVRGI, encoded by the coding sequence ATGGCCGGGCGCGAGGACTGGTGGTACGACGAGGCCGCGGGTCCGCTGGTCCGCCCGTACGCGATGGTGCGCGGCCGGACCCGTCCGCTGCGCCCGGAGCTGCACCTGGTCACCCAGGTGCGGGCGATGCCGTCGCCCGCGGACCCGGACGCGCTGTCCGTCGAGCACCTTGAGATCATGGAGCTGTGCCGGCGCCCGCTGTCGGTGGCCGAGGTCGCCGCGTACCTGGACGTGCCCCTGGTGGTCGTCAAGGTGCTGCTGAGCGACCTCATCCAGCGCGGTGACGTCGTGATCCGAGACCCCTCCCGTGTCCCGCAAGTGCCGGACCGGAACCTGTTGCAGGCAGTGCTGGATGGTGTCCGTGGAATCTGA
- a CDS encoding roadblock/LC7 domain-containing protein, whose translation MNDMTSQHNELNWLLEDLVGRVVGARHAVVLSADGLLLGRSPGLSKDDSDHLSAMASAFQSLARGTGRHFGGGAVRQTIVEMEHAYLFVTAAGHGACLAVLGEEDSDMGMIAYEMNMLVKRVGTYLSSAPRGTSSALPAARRSS comes from the coding sequence ATGAACGACATGACCAGCCAGCACAACGAACTCAACTGGTTGTTGGAGGACCTGGTCGGCCGCGTGGTGGGTGCTCGGCACGCGGTGGTGCTGTCCGCGGACGGTCTGCTGCTCGGTCGCTCACCCGGACTGTCCAAGGACGACTCCGACCACCTGTCGGCGATGGCGTCGGCGTTCCAGAGCCTCGCCCGCGGCACCGGGCGGCACTTCGGCGGCGGCGCGGTGCGCCAGACCATCGTCGAGATGGAGCACGCCTACCTCTTCGTCACCGCGGCGGGCCACGGCGCGTGCCTCGCCGTCCTGGGCGAAGAGGACTCCGACATGGGGATGATCGCGTACGAGATGAACATGCTGGTCAAGCGCGTGGGCACGTACCTGTCGTCCGCGCCGCGCGGCACGTCGTCGGCCTTGCCCGCGGCCCGCAGGTCGTCCTGA
- a CDS encoding sensor histidine kinase — MKQKNKAETNQKTIRSRLTGVVVVPSVVLLVMWLAFSSYTVFDGFYTRAVAVSVKDASIPAINAFVAIQRERQLSMTALSRQGPDLGELHQQQRVVDDTTAAMKKAFAEVSGSAPDEVNAKIGELNALLGELPQRRAGVESGKVDKNGIYQYYNSVVDAGTALFGTQARVVPDAVASQGGLTATDLFRAADWMSRASSVVAGALTSDTARPEDRLEFVHLIGSYHAQLNTTTPFAYDEVRREHRALTESDNWRRLTGLEDSLVSAADPEVALDEWQAVSRPVSERLVDLATAQASKAADVGLERGNNRFVTVLIGALVALVVVLGGIVFAVRISNRLVNRALITRLAALRKDSLALAHERLPDIVDRLREGKHVDVEVEVPPLDYGSDEIGQVADAFNAAQYTAVAAAVKESQAREGVNRVFLDIAHRNQGLVHRQLKILDKLEREEENPEQLDALFQLDHLATRARRNAENLIILAGEQPGRQWRKPVRLLDVLRAAVAETEQYVRVKVNPVPETALVGAAVADTIHLVAELVDNATAFSSPRSQVQVHASEVPQGIVVEIEDHGLGINPDDREQHNAMLADPPEFDAMRLRGESRLGLFVVARLAARRGIHVELRESPYGGTLALVLIPSAIVAGPTSAVEPAETRELPRRPFPDDPVIPEQGDDSVRDARFPDTSRELEGFWAQAEAAANQHPVPADGRRVIDDPDLPQHSGDLQLPQRKRTAEWPADEPSGGTAGRPELPRRKRQQNLAPQLVRNDFHPSPEPLAEVDAEQSADRVRDGLSAFQRGTLEARRSDDALEP, encoded by the coding sequence GTGAAGCAGAAGAACAAGGCGGAGACGAACCAGAAGACGATCCGCTCACGGCTCACCGGCGTGGTGGTGGTGCCGAGCGTGGTCCTGCTGGTGATGTGGTTGGCGTTCTCCTCCTACACGGTGTTCGACGGCTTCTACACCCGCGCCGTGGCGGTCAGCGTCAAGGACGCCTCCATCCCCGCGATCAACGCCTTCGTCGCCATCCAGCGGGAGCGCCAGCTCTCCATGACGGCGCTGAGCAGGCAGGGACCGGACCTCGGCGAGCTGCACCAGCAGCAGCGCGTCGTGGACGACACGACCGCCGCGATGAAGAAGGCGTTCGCCGAGGTCTCGGGCAGCGCGCCGGACGAGGTGAACGCCAAGATCGGCGAGTTGAACGCCCTGTTGGGTGAACTACCGCAGCGCCGCGCCGGTGTCGAGTCCGGCAAGGTGGACAAGAACGGGATCTACCAGTACTACAACAGCGTGGTCGACGCGGGCACGGCGCTGTTCGGCACGCAGGCGCGCGTCGTGCCGGACGCGGTGGCCTCGCAGGGCGGTCTCACGGCCACCGACCTGTTCCGCGCCGCCGACTGGATGTCGCGCGCGTCCTCGGTCGTCGCCGGCGCGCTGACCTCCGACACGGCCCGCCCCGAGGACCGGCTGGAGTTCGTCCACCTGATCGGCTCCTACCACGCGCAGCTGAACACCACCACGCCGTTCGCCTACGACGAGGTCCGGCGCGAGCACCGCGCCCTGACGGAGTCGGACAACTGGCGCAGGCTCACCGGCCTGGAGGACTCGCTGGTCTCGGCCGCCGACCCCGAGGTCGCCCTGGACGAGTGGCAGGCGGTGTCGCGCCCGGTGTCCGAGCGCCTGGTGGACCTCGCGACCGCCCAGGCGTCGAAGGCGGCCGACGTCGGCCTGGAGCGCGGCAACAACCGGTTCGTCACCGTCCTCATCGGCGCGCTGGTCGCCCTGGTGGTCGTGCTCGGCGGCATCGTGTTCGCCGTCCGCATCTCCAACCGGCTGGTCAACCGCGCGCTGATCACCCGCCTCGCGGCCCTGCGGAAGGACTCGCTCGCGCTGGCCCACGAGCGGCTGCCCGACATCGTCGACCGGCTGCGCGAGGGCAAGCACGTCGACGTCGAGGTGGAGGTGCCGCCGCTGGACTACGGCAGCGACGAGATCGGCCAGGTGGCCGACGCGTTCAACGCCGCCCAGTACACCGCCGTCGCCGCCGCGGTGAAGGAGAGCCAGGCGCGCGAGGGCGTGAACCGGGTCTTCCTCGACATCGCCCACCGCAACCAGGGCCTCGTGCACCGCCAGCTCAAGATCCTGGACAAGCTGGAGCGCGAGGAGGAGAACCCCGAGCAGCTCGACGCGCTGTTCCAGCTCGACCACCTGGCCACCCGCGCCCGCCGCAACGCCGAGAACCTGATCATCCTCGCGGGCGAGCAGCCCGGACGGCAGTGGCGGAAGCCGGTGCGCCTGCTGGACGTGCTGCGCGCCGCCGTCGCCGAGACCGAGCAGTACGTCCGCGTCAAGGTGAACCCGGTGCCGGAGACGGCGCTGGTGGGCGCGGCCGTCGCCGACACCATCCACCTGGTGGCCGAGCTGGTGGACAACGCGACCGCGTTCTCCTCGCCGCGCTCGCAGGTCCAGGTGCACGCCAGCGAGGTGCCGCAGGGCATCGTGGTCGAGATCGAGGACCACGGCCTGGGCATCAACCCCGACGACCGCGAGCAGCACAACGCGATGCTGGCCGACCCGCCGGAGTTCGACGCGATGCGGCTGCGCGGCGAGTCCCGCCTCGGCCTGTTCGTGGTGGCCCGGCTGGCGGCCCGGCGCGGCATCCACGTCGAGCTGCGCGAGTCGCCCTACGGTGGCACGCTCGCCTTGGTGTTGATCCCGTCCGCTATCGTCGCGGGCCCCACCAGCGCCGTGGAGCCCGCGGAGACCCGCGAGCTGCCGCGCCGCCCCTTCCCCGACGACCCCGTGATCCCGGAGCAGGGCGACGACTCAGTGCGAGACGCCAGGTTTCCCGACACCTCCCGCGAGCTGGAGGGGTTCTGGGCGCAGGCCGAGGCCGCGGCCAACCAGCATCCCGTTCCAGCGGACGGCCGACGAGTGATCGACGACCCCGACCTGCCGCAGCACAGCGGCGACCTCCAGCTGCCGCAGCGCAAGCGGACCGCCGAGTGGCCCGCCGACGAGCCGTCCGGCGGCACCGCGGGCCGGCCGGAGCTGCCGCGCCGCAAGCGGCAGCAGAACCTCGCGCCGCAGTTGGTGCGCAACGATTTCCACCCCTCGCCCGAACCGCTCGCCGAGGTCGACGCCGAGCAGTCCGCCGACCGGGTCCGCGACGGCCTGTCGGCGTTCCAGCGGGGCACCCTTGAGGCCCGCCGCTCGGACGACGCGCTCGAACCCTGA
- a CDS encoding SMP-30/gluconolactonase/LRE family protein, with product MSRMSGALAAVVVGLSLVTAAPATAEGAHHRYPTELPLPDGFRPEGIAIGDEPTAYLGSLADGDILRLDLRTGRSAVISQGPGTPSVGLKVDRRDRLFVAGGNAGNARVVDARNGAVLKSYEFGGPGAFVNDVALTDDAAYFTDSSKAVLYKIAFGRRGELPDTATTIPLTGDFVLVPDSFNSNGIAPTPDRKALLVVQSSTGKLFRVGDDGVAATVDLGGQALTAGDGLLVRGRTLYVVQNALNRVAVFALNRAGTSGKPVTTITDERFDVPTTVAAFGDRLYLPNARFGTPPTPTTPYRVIAVPNR from the coding sequence ATGTCTCGCATGTCCGGTGCGCTGGCCGCGGTGGTCGTCGGGCTCTCGCTCGTCACCGCCGCGCCCGCCACCGCCGAGGGCGCGCATCACCGGTACCCGACCGAGTTGCCGCTGCCCGACGGCTTCCGCCCCGAGGGGATCGCCATCGGCGACGAGCCCACCGCCTACCTCGGCTCGCTGGCCGACGGCGACATCCTGCGCCTCGACCTGCGCACCGGCCGGAGCGCGGTGATCAGCCAGGGGCCCGGCACGCCCTCGGTCGGGCTCAAGGTCGACCGCCGCGACCGGCTGTTCGTCGCGGGCGGGAACGCCGGGAACGCCCGCGTCGTGGACGCCCGGAATGGCGCGGTGCTCAAGTCGTACGAATTCGGCGGGCCCGGCGCCTTCGTCAACGACGTCGCGCTGACCGACGACGCCGCCTACTTCACGGATTCCAGCAAGGCCGTCCTCTACAAGATCGCGTTCGGCCGGCGCGGCGAGTTGCCCGACACCGCCACGACGATCCCGCTGACCGGCGATTTCGTTCTCGTTCCCGACTCGTTCAACTCGAACGGCATCGCGCCGACGCCCGATCGGAAAGCCCTGCTCGTCGTGCAGAGCAGCACCGGCAAGCTGTTCCGCGTCGGTGACGACGGGGTGGCCGCCACGGTCGACCTCGGAGGCCAGGCGCTCACCGCCGGTGACGGGCTGCTGGTGCGCGGGCGCACGCTCTACGTCGTCCAGAACGCCTTGAACAGGGTGGCCGTGTTCGCCCTGAACCGCGCCGGCACCAGCGGAAAGCCGGTGACCACGATCACCGACGAGCGGTTCGACGTGCCCACCACGGTCGCTGCGTTCGGTGACCGGCTCTACCTGCCCAACGCCCGGTTCGGCACGCCGCCCACCCCGACTACGCCGTACCGCGTGATCGCGGTTCCCAACAGGTGA